Proteins co-encoded in one Setaria viridis chromosome 9, Setaria_viridis_v4.0, whole genome shotgun sequence genomic window:
- the LOC117838968 gene encoding phosphatidylinositol 4-phosphate 5-kinase 1 — protein MRRVAPAMIAVGGAGGEETAEGAVVEKTLQNGDVYRGGFSQGAPHGKGKYVWADGCMYEGEWRKGKASGKGRFSWPSGATFEGEFRGGRIEGQGAFVGPDGATYRGAWVADRRHGVGAKSYANGDFYEGQWRRNLQDGHGRYVWANGNQYVGEWRAGVLSGRGVLIWANGSRYDGVWENGVPRGTGVFTWPDGSRYVGSWPGTCVDLPAISGTFFPPVGAGAAGTVRKRSSVEGVGEKAAPRICIWESEGEAGDITCDIVDALEASMLYKEAAAVAGGATYMRTLPQRSTRRAASGVPRWASSAATTPESKRPGQTISKGHKNYELMLQLQLGIRYSVGKSAAVPMRALIQADFDPKEKFWTKFPPEGSKVTPPHSSAEFRWKDYCPMVFRHLRKLFAVDPADYMLAICGNDALRELSSPGKSGSFFYLTQDDRFMIKTVRKSEVKLLIRMLNSYYQHVSQYKNSLITRFYGVHCVKPFNGQKVRFIVMGNLFCSEYRIHRRFDLKGSSYGRTADKFDDEIDETTTLKDLDLNFVFRLQRSWYTDLHEQLRRDCNFLESEGIMDYSFLVGVHFCDDISASKMGSSTFTASPKLLTKSESFQGGGTPELCFSDDDFDMMPDCRRKPLIRLGSHMPARAEQASRRSEFDPYLFTGGGFLFPNQTGEVHDVILYFGIIDILQDYDITKKLEHAYKSLQTDPNSISAVDPKLYSKRFQDFIGRIFVEDG, from the exons atgaggcgggtggcgccggcgatgatcgccgtcggcggcgctggcggcgaggagacggcggagggggcggtggtggagaaGACGCTGCAGAACGGCGACGTCTACCGCGGCGGCTTCTCCCAGGGCGCGCCGCACGGCAAGGGCAAGTACGTGTGGGCGGACGGCTGCATGTACGAGGGGGAGTGGCGGAAGGGCAAGGCGTCCGGGAAGGGCCGGTTCTCGTGGCCGTCCGGGGCCACGTTCGAGGGGGAGTTCCGCGGCGGCCGGATCGAGGGCCAGGGCGCGTTCGTCGGGCCCGACGGCGCCACCTACCGCGGCGCGTGGGTAGCGGACCGCCGCCACGGCGTCGGCGCCAAGAGCTACGCGAACGGGGACTTCTACGAGGGCCAGTGGCGGCGCAACCTCCAGGACGGCCACGGCCGCTACGTCTGGGCCAACGGCAACCAGTACGTCGGGGAGTGGCGCGCCGGGGTGCTCTCCGGCCGCGGCGTGCTGATCTGGGCCAATGGGAGCCGCTACGACGGGGTCTGGGAGAACGGCGTGCCCAGGGGGACCGGGGTCTTCACGTGGCCCGACGGCAGCCGCTACGTCGGCTCATGGCCAGGGACCTGCGTCGACCTGCCGGCCATAAGCGGCACCTTCTTCCCGCCGGTCGGCGCGGGGGCTGCTGGTACGGTCAGGAAGAGGTCCTCCGTGGAGGGTGTGGGGGAGAAGGCGGCGCCGCGGATCTGCATCTGGGAGTCGGAGGGCGAAGCTGGGGACATCACTTGCGACATCGTCGACGCGCTCGAGGCTTCCATGCTCTACAAGGAGGCTGCTGCCGTCGCAGGAGGAGCAACCTACATGCGGACACTGCCCCAGAGGAGTACCCGGCGAGCAGCCAGCGGAGTCCCACGCTGGGCATCGTCGGCGGCCACCACGCCGGAGAGTAAGCGACCTGGGCAGACTATCTCCAAGGGACACAAGAATTACGAGCTCATGCTGCAGCTGCAATTGGGCATCAG GTATTCGGTGGGAAAATCTGCAGCAGTGCCGATGCGAGCGCTTATTCAGGCAGATTTTGACCCAAAGGAGAAGTTCTGGACGAAGTTCCCACCGGAGGGCTCGAAGGTTACGCCACCACATTCATCTGCGGAGTTCCGGTGGAAGGACTACTGCCCCATGGTGTTCAG GCATTTGAGGAAGTTGTTCGCTGTTGATCCAGCGGATTACATGCTTGCCATCTGTGGCAATGATGCTCTGAGGGAGCTGTCTTCACCCGGAAAAAGTGGGAGCTTCTTTTACCTTACCCAAGATGACCGCTTCATGATTAAAACAGTGAGGAAATCAGAAGTCAAG CTGCTAATTCGAATGTTAAATAGCTACTACCAACATGTCAGTCAATACAAGAACTCTTTAATCACGAGGTTCTATGGTGTACACTGTGTGAAGCCTTTTAATGGACAGAAG GTCCGATTTATTGTCATGGGCAATCTGTTCTGTTCGGAATACCGGATTCATCGCCGTTTTGATTTGAAAGGTTCATCCTATGGCCGAACAGCAGACAAGTTTGATGATGAGATTGATGAGACCACCACTCTGAAAGACTTGGACCTCAACTTTGTCTTTCGGCTGCAGCGATCTTGGTACACTGATCTTCATGA ACAACTGAGGCGAGACTGCAATTTTTTGGAATCGGAAGGGATTATGGATTATAGCTTCTTGGTAGGAGTTCACTTTTGTGATGACATCTCTGCCTCAAAAATGGGATCATCTACTTTTACTGCTTCTCCAA AGCTTTTAACGAAGAGCGAGTCATTTCAAGGTGGTGGCACACCAGAGCTTTGCTTCTCAGATGATGATTTTGATATGATGCCTGATTGCCGCCG GAAACCTTTGATTAGACTGGGTTCACACATGCCAGCCCGGGCAGAGCAAGCATCCAGAAGAAGCGAGTTCGACCCGTATCTCTTCACTGGCGGTGGATTCCTGTTCCCAAACCAGACTGGTGAAGTGCACGATGTCATTCTCTATTTCGGGATAATCGACATCCTCCAGGATTACGACATCACAAAGAAGCTTGAGCATGCTTACAAGTCATTGCAGACTGATCCCAACTCCATCTCTGCTGTGGACCCGAAGCTCTACTCGAAGCGGTTTCAAGACTTCATCGGCAGAATTTTTGTGGAAGACGGCTAG